In Desulfonatronum thioautotrophicum, a genomic segment contains:
- a CDS encoding type II toxin-antitoxin system RelE/ParE family toxin: protein HFRQWFEDLSVEYAAKVAAARSRMMAGNLGNLKTVDGALKEYRIDWGPGIRIYLVLEKKALVILFCGGVKSGQSADITKAKRLRDEYEKRKAEMKKKGKGKP from the coding sequence CACTTCAGGCAGTGGTTCGAGGACTTGTCCGTTGAGTACGCGGCGAAAGTGGCAGCTGCACGTTCTCGGATGATGGCTGGAAATCTTGGAAACCTGAAGACGGTTGACGGGGCTCTCAAAGAGTACAGAATAGACTGGGGGCCGGGTATTCGCATTTATCTTGTCTTGGAGAAGAAGGCTCTGGTGATCCTGTTTTGCGGCGGAGTGAAGTCCGGACAGAGCGCGGATATCACGAAAGCCAAAAGGCTGCGGGATGAATACGAGAAACGTAAAGCCGAAATGAAAAAGAAGGGAAAGGGGAAGCCATGA